A stretch of the Haloarcula ordinaria genome encodes the following:
- a CDS encoding type IV pilin N-terminal domain-containing protein has protein sequence MSSVRDATRGVGPVIGVVLMVAIVVVLGTVIGAYFVSFSEQEPTQAPQVAIVADYSQRTGGNGEYLNLSFESGDTIERDDLSLVMRDARSSGGGAATLTGDPVQAQAPTRITAGTEVSIHAGQFSGVGTGEHLDLGEATLRLVWQTDAHEETETYVIYRWPAPSQR, from the coding sequence ATGAGTAGTGTGCGGGACGCGACGCGCGGTGTGGGCCCGGTCATCGGCGTGGTGCTCATGGTCGCCATCGTCGTCGTCCTCGGGACGGTCATCGGGGCGTACTTCGTCTCGTTCAGCGAGCAGGAACCGACGCAGGCCCCACAGGTCGCCATCGTCGCGGACTACAGCCAGCGCACCGGCGGCAACGGCGAGTACCTCAACCTGAGTTTCGAGAGCGGCGACACGATCGAACGCGACGACCTCTCGCTCGTCATGCGCGACGCGCGGAGCTCCGGCGGCGGGGCGGCGACGTTGACCGGCGACCCGGTCCAGGCACAGGCACCGACGCGCATCACGGCCGGGACCGAGGTATCAATCCACGCCGGCCAGTTCAGCGGTGTCGGGACCGGCGAGCATCTGGACCTGGGCGAGGCGACGCTGCGACTCGTCTGGCAGACGGACGCCCACGAGGAGACGGAGACCTACGTCATCTACCGGTGGCCGGCGCCGAGTCAGCGGTAG
- a CDS encoding glutathione S-transferase family protein — MNMLVDGEWRTDAYESTNDDGEFDRQDTTFRDRIRDDPDARFQPEAGRYHLYVSLACPWAHRTLLVRALKGLEDAISVDVVDPYRADDGWQFTPEKDGCTVDSQYGSDYLRELYVKADPDATCRVTVPVLWDTQEETIVNNESEEILRMLDTEFDAIAENDVDLYPDGYQDDVDDVIESIYEPINNGVYKCGFADTQEAYDRAAEALFDALDHWDSVLDDQRYLAGDRLTEADLCMFTTLIRFDEVYHTHFMCNHQLIREYDNLWPYLRDLYQTPGVAETVNMAHITEHYYTTHPGVSPKRIVPMGPHPDFDAAHDRDDLPGDLPDDLVATV, encoded by the coding sequence ATGAACATGCTCGTCGACGGCGAGTGGCGAACCGACGCGTACGAGAGCACGAACGACGACGGCGAGTTCGACCGGCAGGACACGACGTTCCGGGACCGGATTCGCGACGACCCCGACGCGCGATTCCAGCCGGAGGCCGGTCGCTACCACCTCTACGTCTCGCTGGCCTGCCCGTGGGCACACCGGACGCTGCTCGTCCGGGCGCTCAAAGGCCTGGAAGACGCCATCAGTGTCGACGTCGTCGACCCGTACCGCGCGGACGACGGCTGGCAGTTCACCCCCGAGAAGGACGGCTGTACGGTCGACTCCCAGTACGGTTCGGACTATCTCCGCGAGCTGTACGTGAAGGCCGACCCCGACGCGACCTGTCGCGTGACCGTCCCGGTCCTCTGGGACACACAGGAAGAGACCATCGTCAACAACGAGTCGGAGGAGATCCTCCGGATGCTGGACACCGAGTTCGACGCCATCGCCGAGAACGACGTCGACCTGTACCCCGATGGCTACCAGGACGACGTGGACGACGTCATCGAATCTATCTACGAACCAATCAACAACGGCGTGTACAAGTGCGGGTTCGCCGACACCCAGGAGGCGTACGACCGCGCCGCCGAGGCGCTGTTCGACGCGCTCGACCACTGGGACTCGGTACTCGACGACCAGCGCTACCTCGCCGGCGACCGCCTGACGGAGGCGGACCTCTGCATGTTCACGACGCTGATCAGGTTCGACGAGGTGTATCACACCCACTTCATGTGCAACCACCAGTTGATTCGGGAGTACGACAACCTCTGGCCGTATCTCCGTGACCTCTACCAGACGCCCGGCGTGGCGGAGACGGTGAACATGGCCCACATCACGGAACACTACTACACGACGCACCCGGGCGTCAGCCCCAAGCGCATCGTCCCGATGGGGCCCCACCCGGACTTCGATGCCGCCCACGACCGGGACGACCTCCCGGGAGACCTGCCGGACGACCTCGTCGCCACGGTCTGA
- a CDS encoding 50S ribosomal protein L16, whose translation MSDKPASMYRDIDKPSYTRREYITGIPGSKIAQHKMGRKQKDADDYPVQISLIVEESCQLRHGSLEASRLSANRHLIKTLGEEGDYKMTLRKFPHQVLRENKQATGAGADRVSDGMRQAFGKIVGTAARIQSGEQLFTAYCNVEDAAHVKEAFRRAYNKITPSCRIKVERGEELLIA comes from the coding sequence ATGTCTGACAAACCCGCCTCGATGTATCGGGATATCGACAAGCCCTCGTACACCCGACGGGAGTACATCACGGGCATTCCCGGTTCGAAGATCGCACAGCACAAGATGGGACGCAAGCAGAAGGACGCGGACGACTACCCCGTCCAGATCAGCCTCATCGTCGAGGAGTCCTGCCAGCTCCGTCACGGCTCGCTGGAGGCCTCGCGCCTGTCGGCCAACCGCCACCTCATCAAGACGCTCGGCGAGGAGGGCGACTACAAGATGACCCTGCGGAAGTTCCCCCACCAGGTCCTGCGCGAGAACAAGCAGGCGACCGGTGCCGGGGCCGACCGTGTCTCCGACGGGATGCGCCAGGCGTTCGGGAAGATCGTCGGGACCGCCGCCCGCATCCAGTCCGGCGAGCAGCTGTTCACCGCCTACTGCAACGTCGAGGACGCCGCCCACGTCAAGGAGGCGTTCCGCCGCGCGTACAACAAGATCACGCCCTCCTGTCGCATCAAGGTCGAGCGCGGCGAAGAGCTGCTGATCGCATAA
- a CDS encoding DUF4242 domain-containing protein, whose protein sequence is MPLYLDVHRDVDASVEDVVEAHKKDVETQDKHGVKYLNYWVDEDEGAVFCLFEGPSKEAGEKVHREAHGLTADEIFEVEQGEAN, encoded by the coding sequence ATGCCACTATACCTGGACGTCCACAGAGATGTTGACGCCAGTGTCGAAGACGTCGTAGAGGCTCACAAGAAAGACGTCGAAACACAAGATAAACACGGTGTCAAATACCTAAATTACTGGGTTGACGAGGACGAAGGTGCCGTCTTCTGCCTGTTCGAAGGCCCAAGCAAAGAAGCGGGCGAGAAGGTCCATCGTGAAGCCCACGGTCTAACCGCAGACGAAATCTTCGAAGTCGAACAGGGCGAGGCGAACTAA
- a CDS encoding alpha/beta fold hydrolase — translation MTNGTKPAQETEIETVRSADGTEIAYARSGSGPPLVLVHGAIFDRSIWEIGGVRSTLAEHTTVYAMDRRNHGDSASSDDCRPDAQIADVVAVVESIDEPVHLLGHSSGANYALWAALRTDNLRSVIPHEPAAPPEEDVRAILKETMEKTIALIEKGQSEEALTMVVNDFVEIASAELTELRSSPVWDAHVDTFHQTLLPEAKVAGEFDWWDLEPFGALSTPTLLLVGSESPHKSMAERLHGMLPNSRLDTVEGYGHFVHLVAPDRYTDEVLSFISEVD, via the coding sequence ATGACTAACGGCACAAAGCCAGCTCAAGAAACGGAGATAGAAACAGTTAGGTCCGCAGATGGGACTGAAATCGCCTACGCACGGTCGGGTAGTGGGCCGCCGCTCGTACTCGTCCACGGGGCGATATTTGATCGTTCGATATGGGAAATCGGTGGCGTCCGTTCTACGCTCGCGGAACATACTACGGTCTACGCCATGGACCGACGGAATCACGGCGATAGCGCGTCTTCTGACGATTGCCGTCCGGACGCACAGATTGCCGACGTGGTCGCGGTCGTCGAGTCGATCGACGAGCCAGTCCACCTGCTCGGTCATTCCTCAGGAGCCAACTATGCGTTATGGGCGGCCCTGCGAACCGACAATCTCCGTAGCGTTATCCCGCACGAGCCTGCTGCCCCGCCCGAAGAGGACGTGAGAGCCATCCTCAAAGAGACGATGGAAAAGACGATTGCGTTGATAGAGAAGGGGCAGAGCGAGGAGGCGCTCACGATGGTCGTCAACGATTTCGTGGAAATCGCGTCGGCTGAACTTACCGAGCTTCGCTCATCACCGGTATGGGACGCCCACGTGGATACGTTCCATCAGACCCTCCTGCCCGAAGCGAAAGTTGCTGGGGAGTTCGACTGGTGGGATCTCGAACCGTTCGGAGCGCTCTCCACCCCGACGTTACTGCTCGTCGGGAGTGAGAGCCCCCACAAAAGCATGGCCGAACGACTCCACGGAATGCTGCCGAACAGTCGGCTCGATACCGTGGAGGGATACGGACACTTTGTGCATCTCGTCGCCCCAGACCGCTACACCGACGAGGTGCTGTCCTTCATCAGCGAAGTAGACTAA
- a CDS encoding DUF3303 domain-containing protein — protein sequence MHYIATLEHSPDNCWGREENQETALELIPQLDQRAEEHGVELHGAYGTPNEHKFYFIMEADSFEAVTGFLGPPILEDHDGHIAPVLTLQESIDVVVEE from the coding sequence ATGCACTATATCGCCACTTTAGAGCACAGCCCAGATAATTGCTGGGGACGCGAGGAAAACCAGGAGACAGCACTGGAGTTGATACCCCAGTTAGACCAGCGAGCGGAGGAACACGGCGTGGAACTGCACGGAGCGTACGGCACCCCGAACGAACACAAGTTTTATTTCATTATGGAAGCCGATAGTTTCGAGGCCGTCACTGGCTTCCTTGGCCCGCCTATTCTCGAAGACCACGACGGGCACATCGCGCCCGTCCTCACATTACAGGAGTCTATCGACGTGGTCGTTGAAGAGTGA
- a CDS encoding ATP-grasp domain-containing protein encodes MLDLAVATEAETYERMQDPLAERGIDVGHVRAKERAIPLTETPFDDFDVGFVYPTRLMEGAVVDAFLDVPWVNDREAILRSRNKADVLTRLGRADVPVPETVMVSNPADEADLVAAFERLDPPVVVKPNSTTRGVGVAKAHDLDSFLGICDYLSLVHDYRATGDRSFLVQEVIVDARDYRAMVVDGEYVGAVERRLPADARERGRWKHNVHRGAVAEGVALPDDLRELAERAAEVLDIPYLGVDLLVSEDRAVVNETNARPTIDSATKYEDGFWDRLADLIEKTAER; translated from the coding sequence ATGCTGGACCTCGCTGTCGCGACGGAGGCCGAGACCTACGAGCGGATGCAGGATCCGCTCGCCGAGCGGGGTATCGATGTGGGCCACGTCCGGGCCAAAGAGCGAGCGATTCCGCTCACCGAGACCCCCTTCGACGACTTCGACGTGGGCTTCGTCTACCCGACCCGCCTCATGGAGGGGGCCGTCGTCGACGCCTTCCTCGACGTCCCGTGGGTCAACGACCGTGAGGCGATTCTCCGGTCGCGCAACAAGGCCGACGTGCTCACCCGTTTGGGCCGGGCTGACGTTCCAGTCCCCGAGACCGTGATGGTGTCGAACCCCGCTGACGAGGCCGACCTCGTGGCCGCGTTCGAGCGCCTCGACCCGCCGGTGGTGGTCAAACCGAACTCGACAACGCGGGGCGTCGGCGTCGCGAAGGCCCACGACCTGGACTCTTTCCTGGGCATCTGTGATTACCTCTCGCTGGTCCACGACTACCGAGCGACTGGCGACCGGTCGTTTCTGGTCCAGGAGGTCATCGTCGACGCGAGGGACTACCGGGCGATGGTCGTCGACGGCGAGTACGTCGGAGCCGTCGAACGGCGACTCCCTGCTGACGCCCGCGAGCGCGGCCGCTGGAAGCACAACGTTCACCGCGGGGCGGTTGCCGAGGGAGTCGCCTTGCCGGACGACCTTCGAGAACTGGCCGAGCGTGCGGCCGAGGTGCTCGATATACCCTATCTGGGCGTCGACCTGCTCGTGAGCGAGGACCGCGCCGTCGTCAACGAGACGAACGCCCGGCCGACCATCGACAGCGCGACGAAGTACGAAGACGGGTTCTGGGACCGGCTGGCCGACCTGATCGAGAAGACGGCCGAGCGATAG
- a CDS encoding Hsp20/alpha crystallin family protein — translation MRRDDRDDPFDEFFREIERMMDEMMGTEGNVHIDRNASADGGNLHVDVHETDDEIRVVADVPGVDKDAIDLKCDGSALTIDATSDQREYHERLTLPARVDEHSASATYNNGILEVTFDREEDSADIEL, via the coding sequence ATGAGACGTGACGACAGAGACGACCCCTTCGACGAGTTCTTCCGCGAGATCGAACGGATGATGGACGAGATGATGGGGACAGAGGGGAACGTCCACATCGACCGGAACGCGAGCGCCGACGGAGGGAACTTGCACGTCGACGTCCACGAGACCGACGACGAGATCCGTGTCGTCGCCGACGTCCCGGGGGTAGACAAGGACGCCATCGACCTCAAGTGCGACGGGAGCGCGCTGACCATCGACGCGACCAGCGACCAGCGGGAGTACCACGAACGCCTCACCCTGCCCGCCCGCGTGGACGAACACTCCGCGTCGGCCACCTACAACAACGGTATCCTCGAGGTCACGTTCGACCGCGAGGAAGACTCTGCGGACATCGAGCTCTAG
- the gap gene encoding type I glyceraldehyde-3-phosphate dehydrogenase, whose translation MSDPVRVGLNGFGRIGRNVFRASLENDDVELVGINDVIDDEEMDYFAKYDTVMGKLEGASVEDGVLTVEGTDFEAGVFHETDPTQLPWDDLDVDVALEATGIFRTYEDASQHLEAGADKVLISAPPKGEKAVKQIVYGVNQDEYDGEDVVSNASCTTNSITPVAKVLDDEFGIEAGQLTTVHAYTGSQNLIDGPNGKPRRRRAAAENIIPTSTGAAQATTEVLPELDGKLDGMAIRVPVPNGSITEFVVDLQDDVTEEDVNAAFQDAAAGELEGVLGVTNEHVVSSDILGDPYSTQVDLQSTNVVNGMTKILTWYDNEYGFSCRMLDVAEYITEQ comes from the coding sequence ATGAGCGATCCAGTTCGCGTCGGCCTCAACGGCTTCGGCCGCATCGGCCGCAACGTATTCCGTGCCTCGCTGGAGAACGACGACGTCGAGCTCGTCGGCATCAACGACGTCATCGACGACGAGGAGATGGATTACTTCGCCAAGTACGACACCGTCATGGGGAAACTCGAGGGTGCGAGCGTCGAGGACGGCGTCCTGACTGTCGAGGGCACCGACTTCGAGGCGGGCGTCTTCCACGAGACCGACCCGACACAGCTCCCGTGGGACGACCTCGACGTCGACGTCGCCCTCGAGGCGACCGGCATCTTCCGCACCTACGAGGACGCCAGCCAGCACCTCGAAGCCGGTGCGGACAAGGTGCTCATCTCGGCCCCGCCGAAAGGCGAGAAAGCGGTCAAGCAGATCGTCTACGGTGTCAACCAGGACGAGTACGACGGCGAGGACGTCGTCTCGAACGCCTCCTGTACGACCAACTCCATCACGCCGGTCGCGAAGGTACTCGACGACGAGTTCGGCATCGAGGCGGGCCAGCTGACGACGGTCCACGCCTACACCGGCTCGCAGAACCTCATCGACGGGCCGAACGGCAAGCCCCGTCGCCGCCGCGCGGCCGCCGAGAACATCATCCCCACCTCGACGGGTGCCGCCCAGGCGACCACCGAGGTCCTGCCCGAACTCGACGGCAAGCTCGACGGGATGGCCATCCGCGTCCCGGTCCCGAACGGCTCTATCACGGAGTTCGTCGTCGACCTCCAGGACGACGTGACCGAGGAAGACGTCAACGCCGCGTTCCAGGACGCCGCCGCGGGCGAGCTCGAGGGCGTTCTGGGCGTCACCAACGAGCACGTCGTCTCCTCCGATATCCTCGGCGACCCCTACTCGACGCAGGTCGACCTCCAGTCGACCAACGTCGTCAACGGGATGACGAAGATTCTCACCTGGTACGACAACGAGTACGGCTTCTCGTGCCGGATGCTCGACGTCGCCGAGTACATCACCGAACAGTAA
- the yciH gene encoding stress response translation initiation inhibitor YciH produces the protein MSKDILDIAGLPEELGIGDDLDRAQQRVSITVDTRRYGKAVTVVDGLDPKAVDLDDLASTLKRTLAVGGSVSDGRIELQGRHDARLRAALADEGFDVET, from the coding sequence TTGAGTAAAGATATACTCGACATCGCAGGGCTCCCCGAGGAGCTCGGTATCGGAGACGACCTCGACCGCGCACAGCAACGCGTCTCGATTACCGTCGACACCCGCCGCTACGGGAAAGCGGTGACCGTCGTCGACGGCCTGGACCCGAAGGCGGTCGACCTCGACGACCTCGCGTCGACGCTGAAGCGCACGCTCGCGGTCGGTGGAAGCGTCTCGGACGGACGAATCGAACTCCAAGGGAGACACGACGCCCGGCTTCGAGCAGCGCTCGCCGACGAAGGGTTCGACGTCGAGACCTGA
- a CDS encoding phosphoglycerate kinase: protein MTFQTLDDLEDGQRVLVRLDLNSPVEDGEVQDNRRFSRHAKTIRELVDRDFAVAVMAHQGRPGGEDFVSLEQHARILADHVGHAVDFVADTYGEDALTAIDALEGGDVLVLENTRMCDDELPEEAPDVKAETEFVQALAPHFDAYVNDAYSAAHRSHASLVGFPVVMDAYAGRVMETEYEANTAIAEREFDGQVTMVVGGTKATDVIDVMSHLGEKVDDFLLGGVAAQLFLRAQGHPLGYDVGDAALFDEQYEANEDTIVRMLEEYGDQITLPVDMAYEGEDGHREEMAVEDVPEDEDIAFLDVGSETVMEYSPVIRESEAVFLKGALGVFEVEAFSVGTVGVLEAIADTDCFSVVGGGDTSRAIGMYGLDEADFDHVSIAGGAYIRALTGADLVGVEALQQ from the coding sequence ATGACCTTCCAGACGCTCGACGACCTCGAGGACGGACAGCGCGTCCTCGTCCGTCTCGACCTCAACTCGCCGGTCGAGGACGGCGAGGTACAGGACAACCGCCGCTTTTCCAGGCACGCGAAGACGATCCGCGAACTCGTCGACCGCGACTTCGCCGTCGCCGTCATGGCCCACCAGGGCCGTCCGGGCGGTGAGGACTTCGTCTCGCTCGAACAGCACGCCCGGATTCTCGCCGACCACGTCGGGCACGCCGTCGACTTCGTCGCCGACACGTACGGCGAGGACGCGCTGACGGCCATCGACGCCTTGGAGGGCGGCGACGTTCTCGTCCTGGAGAACACCCGGATGTGCGACGACGAACTCCCCGAGGAAGCCCCCGACGTGAAGGCCGAGACCGAGTTCGTCCAGGCGCTCGCGCCGCACTTCGACGCCTACGTCAACGACGCCTACTCGGCAGCCCACCGCTCGCACGCCTCGCTCGTGGGTTTCCCCGTCGTGATGGACGCCTACGCCGGCCGCGTCATGGAGACCGAGTACGAGGCCAACACCGCCATCGCCGAACGCGAGTTCGACGGCCAGGTGACGATGGTCGTCGGCGGGACGAAGGCCACCGACGTCATCGACGTGATGTCCCACCTCGGCGAGAAGGTCGACGACTTCCTGCTGGGCGGGGTCGCTGCCCAGCTGTTCCTCCGGGCCCAGGGGCACCCGCTCGGGTACGACGTCGGGGACGCAGCGCTCTTCGACGAGCAGTACGAGGCGAACGAGGACACGATCGTGCGGATGCTCGAGGAGTACGGCGACCAGATTACGCTCCCCGTCGATATGGCCTACGAGGGCGAGGACGGCCACCGCGAGGAGATGGCTGTCGAGGACGTCCCGGAAGACGAGGACATCGCCTTCCTCGACGTCGGCTCCGAGACCGTCATGGAGTACTCGCCGGTCATCCGCGAGTCGGAGGCCGTCTTCCTGAAAGGGGCACTCGGCGTCTTCGAGGTCGAGGCGTTCTCGGTCGGGACCGTCGGCGTCCTCGAGGCCATCGCCGACACCGACTGCTTCTCCGTCGTCGGCGGCGGCGACACCTCGCGCGCTATCGGGATGTACGGGCTGGACGAGGCCGACTTCGACCACGTCTCTATCGCCGGCGGCGCCTACATCCGCGCGCTCACCGGGGCCGACCTCGTCGGCGTCGAAGCCCTCCAGCAGTAA
- a CDS encoding riboflavin synthase, whose protein sequence is MFTGIVEATGEVQAVVDDEGGRRVRIGTPFSDLSDGQSISVSGACLTVEDAVDAEYFEVFLARETLARTYFDDLAAGDVVNLERAMPADGRFDGHVVQGHVDATAEVLAIEAEGEDWTYTFSLPEAQQNYLVQKGSITVDGISLTVADRREDAFDVAIIPTTYRETTLSEKSVGDPVHLEVDVVAKYVEQLC, encoded by the coding sequence ATGTTCACCGGCATCGTCGAGGCCACCGGCGAGGTGCAGGCAGTCGTAGACGACGAGGGCGGCCGTCGGGTCCGCATCGGGACGCCGTTCTCGGACCTCTCGGACGGCCAGTCAATCAGCGTGAGTGGGGCGTGTCTCACTGTCGAGGACGCCGTCGACGCCGAGTACTTCGAGGTGTTCCTCGCTCGCGAGACGCTCGCCCGGACGTACTTCGACGACCTCGCTGCGGGCGACGTGGTCAACCTCGAACGGGCGATGCCCGCCGACGGACGCTTCGACGGCCACGTCGTCCAGGGCCACGTCGACGCCACCGCCGAGGTCCTGGCAATCGAAGCGGAGGGGGAAGACTGGACCTACACCTTCTCGCTGCCCGAGGCCCAGCAGAACTACCTCGTCCAGAAGGGGTCGATAACGGTCGACGGCATCAGCCTCACCGTCGCCGACCGGCGCGAGGACGCCTTCGACGTAGCCATCATCCCGACGACGTACCGCGAGACGACGCTCTCCGAGAAGTCGGTCGGCGACCCCGTCCACCTGGAGGTCGACGTCGTCGCGAAGTACGTCGAACAGCTCTGCTAG
- a CDS encoding PrsW family intramembrane metalloprotease, which translates to MAKRRQDPVEANAGSSVDLYEITEWEPRSTLDRLLHWLYHAALWAVRSLVIVLAVAILVLQLAFGSLGAIGNQPVFAGMAVLSAVPALLLAGYVWYADVTTAEPLTLLVGTFCLGVLFAGFAGLLNVFLGGPVQAIGSGFGLLPYVGQVVFFFVVVGPVEESVKLLAVRLYAFRDDRFDAVIDGAVYGAAAGLGFATIENALFITQNTEMVAGSLQAFNESGDIAAVRALAGPGHVIYSAFAGYYLGLAKFNPENAGPIVMKGLLIAALIHGTYNSLVGPASFVLSNVYNLNPFVAFFGFVIVFDAIFGLLLLRKLDAYRQAYERAHETDEVGPPSEQVEFDP; encoded by the coding sequence ATGGCGAAGCGACGACAGGACCCCGTCGAGGCGAACGCCGGGTCCTCGGTCGACCTCTACGAGATAACGGAGTGGGAGCCCCGGTCGACGCTCGACCGGTTGCTCCACTGGCTCTATCACGCGGCGCTGTGGGCGGTCCGGAGCCTGGTCATCGTGCTCGCAGTGGCGATTCTCGTCCTCCAGCTCGCGTTCGGGAGCCTCGGCGCTATCGGGAACCAGCCGGTGTTCGCGGGGATGGCGGTGCTCTCGGCCGTCCCGGCGCTACTGCTTGCGGGCTACGTCTGGTACGCCGACGTGACGACCGCAGAGCCGCTGACGCTGCTGGTGGGGACGTTCTGCCTCGGGGTGCTGTTCGCAGGCTTCGCCGGCCTGCTCAACGTCTTCCTGGGCGGCCCGGTACAGGCCATCGGCTCCGGGTTCGGACTGCTCCCCTACGTCGGGCAGGTGGTCTTCTTCTTCGTCGTTGTTGGACCGGTCGAGGAGAGCGTGAAGCTGCTCGCAGTGCGGCTCTACGCCTTCCGCGACGACCGCTTCGACGCGGTCATCGACGGCGCGGTGTACGGCGCGGCGGCGGGGCTGGGCTTTGCGACCATCGAGAACGCCCTGTTCATCACGCAGAACACGGAGATGGTCGCCGGGTCGCTCCAGGCGTTCAACGAGAGCGGCGACATCGCGGCCGTCCGCGCACTGGCGGGCCCCGGACACGTCATCTACTCGGCGTTCGCGGGCTACTACCTGGGCCTGGCGAAGTTCAACCCCGAGAACGCCGGCCCCATCGTCATGAAGGGGTTGCTCATCGCGGCGCTCATCCACGGGACGTACAACTCGCTCGTCGGGCCCGCCTCGTTCGTCCTCTCGAACGTCTACAACCTCAACCCGTTCGTCGCGTTCTTCGGCTTCGTCATCGTCTTCGACGCCATCTTCGGCCTCCTGTTGCTACGGAAACTCGACGCCTACCGGCAGGCCTACGAGCGCGCCCACGAGACCGACGAGGTCGGCCCGCCCTCCGAGCAGGTCGAGTTCGACCCCTAG
- the pdxT gene encoding pyridoxal 5'-phosphate synthase glutaminase subunit PdxT, whose protein sequence is MTIRAGVLAVQGDVSEHAAAIERAAEAHGEDAEVVEIRTSGLVPDCDVLLLPGGESTTISRHVQREGIASEIRAHVAAGKPVLATCAGLIVAASDAQDDRVETLGLVDATVQRNAFGRQKDSFEAPLDVTGLDDPFPGVFIRAPVIDSVGDDVEVLASWDGRPVAIRDGPVVGTSFHPELTPDSRIHDLAFFETVEA, encoded by the coding sequence ATGACCATACGGGCTGGCGTACTCGCCGTCCAGGGCGACGTCTCGGAGCACGCAGCGGCCATCGAGCGGGCGGCCGAGGCCCACGGTGAGGACGCCGAGGTCGTCGAGATCCGGACGTCGGGCCTGGTTCCCGACTGTGACGTGTTACTGCTGCCGGGCGGCGAGTCGACGACCATCTCCCGGCACGTCCAGCGTGAGGGCATCGCCAGCGAGATTCGGGCCCACGTCGCGGCCGGCAAGCCGGTGCTGGCGACGTGTGCCGGCCTCATCGTCGCCGCGAGCGACGCCCAGGACGACCGCGTCGAGACGCTGGGGCTGGTCGACGCGACCGTCCAGCGCAACGCCTTCGGCCGGCAGAAGGACAGCTTCGAGGCCCCGCTCGACGTCACCGGACTCGACGACCCGTTCCCCGGCGTGTTCATCCGAGCGCCGGTCATCGACAGCGTCGGCGACGACGTCGAGGTGCTCGCCTCGTGGGACGGCCGCCCGGTCGCGATTCGAGACGGCCCTGTCGTCGGGACCTCCTTTCACCCCGAACTCACGCCCGACTCCCGCATCCACGACCTTGCCTTCTTCGAGACAGTCGAGGCGTAG
- the hisE gene encoding phosphoribosyl-ATP diphosphatase, with protein sequence MSDDVIDELFAVIEDRKETLPEDSYTASLFTHEKGENAVLEKLGEETTELILAAKDDDHDELAHEAADIVYHMLVLLAMKDMDVGDLREELAKRR encoded by the coding sequence ATGAGCGACGACGTCATCGACGAGCTGTTCGCCGTCATCGAGGACCGCAAGGAGACGCTGCCCGAAGACTCCTATACGGCCTCGCTGTTCACCCACGAGAAAGGCGAGAACGCCGTCTTAGAGAAACTCGGCGAGGAGACGACCGAACTCATCCTCGCGGCGAAGGACGACGATCACGACGAACTGGCCCACGAGGCCGCCGACATCGTCTACCACATGCTGGTCCTGTTGGCGATGAAAGACATGGACGTGGGAGATCTGCGCGAAGAGCTGGCGAAGCGGCGGTAG